One stretch of Leptospira mtsangambouensis DNA includes these proteins:
- a CDS encoding hemolysin family protein: MEIIGIFLIFLLVFVNGFFVAAEFAMVSIRPSRLEELVKENRAMALLTKKAVSKIDDMLSVCQVGITVASLLLGWIGEALFASVVSGFLHMFQIELDLVTIHSISIGVSFTLITLLHVILGELVPKTLAIQNTEAIALGVSGPMWLFYYLFFPVTFVMNRLAGGILTLFRLQRTGDKYVHSAEELMIIIEEQRKQGRIDNAEMQLIQKTFDFSEHTAKDVMTHRLSIIGISQESTIDKMLPLIAEHSFSRYPVYDQTLDRIVGIVHVQKYLKWQAAHLSAKGKKEKTTVIMEKDFVKVPESMSIERVMTKLREKKQHMAIVIDEYGGVSGLLTLEDIIEEFFGEIRDETDTDEVDVTSKNKKTKAITLDGETELSSLSGILEGEEPSDMEEVRTIAGYFMEKNEDMPKEGSIVQIKKGSLKVKKMEGNKIISILFTPKLEEDNDSELERELSYEDR; this comes from the coding sequence ATGGAAATAATCGGCATCTTTCTCATCTTCCTCCTCGTCTTTGTCAATGGTTTCTTCGTCGCTGCCGAATTTGCCATGGTTTCCATCCGGCCTTCTCGTCTTGAGGAGCTTGTCAAAGAAAACAGAGCCATGGCTCTTCTTACTAAAAAAGCCGTCTCTAAAATCGACGATATGTTGTCGGTTTGCCAAGTCGGAATCACTGTCGCAAGCCTACTTCTCGGATGGATTGGAGAAGCTTTGTTTGCTAGTGTTGTTTCTGGTTTCCTTCATATGTTCCAAATTGAATTGGATCTTGTGACCATCCATAGCATCTCGATTGGAGTTTCCTTTACTCTCATTACCCTTTTGCATGTGATTTTGGGTGAGCTTGTTCCAAAAACCTTAGCCATCCAAAACACAGAGGCCATTGCACTCGGTGTTTCCGGTCCCATGTGGTTGTTTTATTATTTGTTCTTTCCTGTAACATTTGTGATGAATCGTTTGGCAGGAGGGATTCTTACACTCTTTCGTTTGCAACGAACTGGTGACAAATATGTTCATTCAGCAGAAGAGCTCATGATCATCATTGAGGAACAAAGAAAACAAGGTCGGATTGACAATGCAGAGATGCAACTCATCCAAAAGACTTTTGATTTTTCAGAACATACTGCTAAAGATGTAATGACACATAGGCTTTCGATCATTGGGATTTCACAAGAATCAACAATTGATAAAATGCTCCCACTCATCGCCGAACATAGTTTTTCAAGATATCCCGTTTATGACCAAACCTTAGATCGAATTGTTGGGATTGTTCACGTTCAAAAATATTTAAAATGGCAAGCTGCCCATCTTTCTGCCAAAGGCAAAAAAGAAAAAACCACAGTCATTATGGAAAAAGATTTTGTGAAAGTACCAGAATCTATGTCCATCGAACGAGTGATGACAAAACTCCGTGAGAAAAAACAACACATGGCAATTGTGATTGATGAATACGGTGGAGTTTCCGGCTTACTTACGTTAGAAGATATTATCGAAGAATTTTTTGGTGAAATTCGAGATGAAACCGACACCGATGAAGTGGATGTAACCTCGAAGAACAAAAAAACTAAAGCAATCACTCTTGATGGAGAAACGGAACTTTCTAGTTTGTCTGGAATTTTGGAAGGGGAAGAACCTTCTGATATGGAAGAGGTGCGAACCATTGCAGGTTACTTTATGGAAAAGAACGAAGATATGCCCAAAGAAGGTAGCATTGTTCAAATCAAAAAAGGAAGCCTGAAAGTAAAAAAAATGGAAGGAAATAAAATCATCTCCATTCTATTTACTCCTAAATTGGAAGAAGATAACGATTCCGAATTGGAACGTGAACTTTCCTACGAGGACAGATAA
- a CDS encoding phosphopantothenoylcysteine decarboxylase, which yields MKEIVIAVSGSIASYKACDLVRGLTKQGYPVRVIMTSNATKFVGKITFEALTGKPVRVDEFDTGMAHIEIKNIASVFAVVPASANIIGKMANGIADDLVTSTYLACTSPVLVAPSMNPGMYLHPAVQRNLKTLTSDGVNIVSPDKGIVVCGDEGYGKLATVESIMEQIIKLHIANS from the coding sequence ATGAAAGAAATTGTGATTGCTGTCTCTGGATCCATTGCTTCTTACAAGGCTTGTGATTTGGTAAGAGGACTTACCAAACAAGGATATCCAGTTCGTGTGATCATGACTTCCAATGCCACCAAATTTGTTGGGAAAATTACATTTGAAGCACTGACGGGAAAACCAGTCCGAGTGGATGAGTTTGATACAGGTATGGCTCATATCGAAATCAAAAACATTGCCTCAGTTTTTGCTGTGGTTCCTGCTTCGGCAAATATCATTGGAAAAATGGCAAATGGGATCGCCGATGATTTAGTCACTTCAACTTACTTAGCTTGCACCTCCCCCGTGTTAGTTGCTCCTTCTATGAATCCTGGAATGTATTTACACCCTGCTGTCCAAAGAAATTTAAAAACCCTAACATCGGATGGAGTGAACATCGTCTCTCCCGATAAAGGGATTGTGGTTTGTGGGGATGAGGGATACGGCAAACTGGCTACGGTTGAATCCATTATGGAACAAATCATCAAACTCCATATAGCCAATTCATGA
- a CDS encoding phosphopantothenoylcysteine decarboxylase yields MNLKFKRVIVTSGPTREWIDPVRYISNASSGKMGYEIATSFLKYPVEVVYIHGNTLERYSHVTGAIRNIEVETTIQLRDAVLSEITNDSLLVMAAAPADFRPIMTAEHKIKKEKTSEGTKGLLLELEENPDVLQQVTEYVAEHKILNSLRVGFAAETRELERHAKDKLVRKGLTFIVGNYVGSGKGFGEVDSTVRIFGVSGLEKEIGPLPKEKIAEELVSFLVSV; encoded by the coding sequence ATGAATCTAAAATTCAAACGAGTCATCGTCACCTCTGGACCCACTCGGGAATGGATTGATCCAGTGCGTTATATTTCCAATGCTTCTTCGGGAAAGATGGGTTATGAAATTGCCACTTCCTTTTTGAAATATCCTGTGGAAGTTGTGTATATTCATGGCAATACCTTGGAACGTTATTCCCATGTTACAGGAGCCATTCGGAACATCGAAGTAGAAACCACAATCCAATTAAGAGATGCCGTTCTATCAGAAATCACAAACGATAGTTTGCTTGTGATGGCAGCTGCGCCCGCAGACTTTCGTCCGATTATGACTGCAGAACATAAAATCAAAAAAGAAAAAACTTCGGAAGGTACGAAGGGACTTCTTCTCGAGTTAGAAGAAAATCCTGATGTGTTACAACAAGTAACTGAGTATGTCGCAGAACATAAAATTTTAAATTCTCTGCGTGTCGGATTTGCGGCCGAAACCAGAGAATTGGAGCGACATGCTAAAGACAAACTGGTTCGAAAGGGTCTTACGTTTATTGTTGGAAATTATGTTGGCTCAGGAAAAGGTTTTGGTGAAGTCGATTCTACAGTTCGTATATTTGGTGTTAGTGGTTTAGAAAAAGAAATTGGGCCACTCCCCAAAGAGAAAATTGCAGAAGAACTAGTTTCCTTTTTAGTGTCCGTTTGA
- a CDS encoding DMT family protein, which translates to MLTIFLLVLSNIFMTFAWYGHLKFAKSNNMFYIILFSWGIAFFEYVLMVPANRIGYTVYKFEGFQLKIIQEVVTIFVFIVFATVFLGEKIKWNYIVSFGLILLAGYFAFGFGSKSNGH; encoded by the coding sequence ATGTTAACCATCTTTTTACTCGTACTATCCAATATCTTTATGACCTTTGCTTGGTATGGCCATTTAAAATTTGCAAAGTCAAACAATATGTTTTATATCATTTTGTTTTCTTGGGGGATTGCTTTTTTTGAATATGTACTGATGGTCCCTGCCAACCGCATTGGATATACCGTATATAAATTTGAAGGGTTTCAACTTAAGATCATCCAAGAAGTGGTGACCATTTTTGTATTTATAGTCTTTGCTACAGTTTTTTTGGGAGAAAAAATCAAATGGAACTATATCGTTAGTTTTGGACTGATTCTTCTTGCAGGATATTTTGCTTTTGGGTTTGGATCTAAATCAAACGGACACTAA
- a CDS encoding SIR2 family NAD-dependent protein deacylase, with the protein MSLLPPDLIHRIRSAKNVLFLTGAGISSESGIPTFRGDGGYWKKFKAEELATPEAFASHPEVVWDWYDYRRNICFEAKPNDGHLTIAKWQLHSKTVNLITQNVDGLHPRAGSQNLLEIHGNIFRARCTGCGEKFALGENGIYQPGLKYCPNCESLLRPDIVWFGESYDNRLLTKAWEQSKQTHVVFVIGTSANVSVPANLALTAIRNGALGIEINPESTSLTPSMQLHFGGKSGEILPEIFKEVFPDT; encoded by the coding sequence ATGAGTCTTCTTCCTCCCGATCTCATCCATAGAATTCGTTCGGCAAAGAATGTTTTGTTTCTGACGGGAGCAGGTATCTCCAGTGAAAGTGGGATTCCGACCTTTCGAGGGGACGGTGGGTACTGGAAAAAATTCAAAGCCGAAGAACTTGCCACTCCAGAAGCCTTCGCCTCTCATCCTGAGGTGGTATGGGATTGGTATGATTACAGAAGAAATATTTGTTTCGAAGCAAAACCCAATGATGGACACCTAACAATCGCAAAATGGCAATTACATTCTAAAACTGTGAACCTGATCACACAAAATGTGGATGGGCTCCACCCGAGGGCTGGTAGTCAAAATCTCCTTGAAATTCATGGCAATATCTTTCGTGCAAGATGTACGGGATGTGGAGAGAAATTTGCCTTAGGGGAAAACGGAATTTACCAACCAGGCCTAAAGTATTGTCCAAATTGTGAATCCCTATTACGACCGGACATTGTATGGTTTGGAGAAAGTTATGATAACCGGTTATTGACAAAAGCTTGGGAACAAAGTAAACAAACTCATGTTGTGTTTGTGATAGGAACCAGTGCCAATGTTTCTGTCCCAGCAAATTTGGCTCTTACCGCGATCCGCAATGGTGCCCTTGGGATCGAAATCAATCCAGAATCCACAAGCCTCACTCCTTCGATGCAACTTCATTTTGGAGGAAAATCGGGCGAAATACTTCCTGAAATTTTTAAGGAAGTATTTCCGGATACATAA
- a CDS encoding aminotransferase class I/II-fold pyridoxal phosphate-dependent enzyme, whose translation MANHWEEVQKKIDSIHEKQLFRETKVYQGIDFCSNDYMGLATNPSMLEFFQSKREIYPFGSTASRLVRGNRSSMDQFESEFAQFVEGEAALLVSTGFTANFGLIDSIAAPDCYVFSDRLNHASILDGIRISGAKKKYYDHLDLNHLRTLLEKVNLEDPDQKKKRIVVTETLFSMDGDSPDLKTLLELKREFGFVLVLDEAHALGIYGPSGKGLVFRDLTLSEIKSIDYRVYTLGKSLGLEGGIIVTKKIGRDHLVNVMRSFIFSTAPLPMISELASFALSFLGSMDKERVDLLSLANALKNSLKQNGFSITESTSHIVPLLLETEKEALFYANSLQERGLDVRAIRPPTVPTPRLRISLNAKLTLNDIQVLVEELVRVREKWNSL comes from the coding sequence ATGGCCAATCACTGGGAAGAAGTCCAAAAAAAAATAGATTCCATTCACGAGAAACAATTGTTCCGGGAGACCAAGGTTTACCAAGGAATCGATTTTTGTTCCAACGATTATATGGGACTTGCAACTAATCCAAGTATGTTGGAGTTTTTCCAATCAAAGAGAGAGATTTATCCATTTGGATCCACCGCTTCTCGTTTAGTCCGTGGGAATCGATCTTCGATGGACCAGTTTGAATCTGAGTTTGCTCAATTTGTGGAAGGCGAAGCGGCTCTTCTGGTATCTACAGGGTTTACTGCAAATTTTGGACTCATTGATTCCATTGCCGCTCCCGACTGTTATGTGTTTAGCGACCGACTCAACCACGCTTCTATTTTAGATGGAATCCGAATTTCCGGTGCAAAGAAAAAATACTACGATCACTTGGATTTAAACCATCTACGCACTTTATTGGAAAAGGTGAATTTGGAAGATCCAGATCAAAAGAAAAAACGAATCGTTGTGACTGAAACCTTATTCAGTATGGATGGCGATTCACCCGATTTAAAAACCTTACTTGAGTTAAAGAGGGAATTTGGATTTGTTTTGGTTTTAGATGAGGCTCATGCTTTGGGGATTTATGGTCCTTCCGGGAAAGGGCTTGTGTTCCGAGATTTAACTTTATCAGAAATTAAATCCATCGATTATCGGGTGTATACTTTGGGAAAATCTTTGGGGCTTGAAGGTGGGATCATCGTTACAAAAAAGATCGGCCGTGACCATTTGGTAAATGTTATGCGATCCTTCATTTTTTCGACAGCGCCCCTACCGATGATTTCGGAACTGGCTTCGTTTGCCTTATCATTTCTTGGTTCTATGGATAAAGAAAGAGTCGATTTACTTTCCTTAGCAAATGCTCTAAAAAATTCCCTAAAACAAAATGGATTTTCCATAACGGAATCTACTTCGCATATTGTCCCTCTCCTATTAGAAACAGAGAAAGAAGCTTTGTTTTATGCAAACAGTCTACAAGAAAGAGGTTTGGATGTTCGAGCCATCCGTCCACCCACAGTTCCAACACCTAGGTTACGCATTAGTTTGAACGCCAAATTAACGTTAAATGATATTCAGGTTTTGGTAGAGGAACTCGTCCGGGTTAGAGAAAAATGGAATTCCCTCTAA
- a CDS encoding cytochrome c-type biogenesis protein CcmH codes for MKISDQKKIQLANDTSYFSNVWFHSKTKSKLLFLGFCLLFPSFLLAQKTTTNLKEEAQIQTFLKVTEQIRCICLPSLPIQSCSFNMCAASSYLKTFIENRIKDGMKEEEIVSKMENGFGTSVLQDPIVVMFQESGNQGMVDSIVYGFGPKILAQPDGTWINFTLFAIGVLGLFGIYKYGTKKKKDQTETKAKLTSSDLKSTTEQIKNKIRKFEEET; via the coding sequence ATGAAGATTTCTGATCAAAAGAAAATCCAATTGGCAAACGATACATCCTATTTTTCAAATGTTTGGTTCCATTCCAAAACAAAATCAAAACTTTTGTTCCTTGGATTTTGTTTGTTATTTCCTAGTTTCCTTCTAGCACAAAAAACAACTACTAACCTCAAAGAAGAAGCGCAGATCCAAACTTTTCTAAAAGTGACAGAACAAATTCGTTGTATTTGTTTGCCAAGTCTCCCCATCCAATCTTGTTCGTTTAACATGTGTGCGGCGTCCAGTTATCTCAAAACCTTTATTGAAAACCGAATCAAAGACGGGATGAAAGAAGAAGAAATCGTTTCTAAAATGGAAAATGGATTTGGAACTTCTGTGTTACAAGACCCGATTGTTGTGATGTTTCAGGAAAGTGGAAACCAAGGGATGGTGGATTCCATTGTTTATGGATTTGGACCAAAAATTCTTGCACAACCTGATGGTACCTGGATCAACTTTACCTTGTTTGCCATTGGAGTTCTTGGACTTTTTGGAATCTACAAATATGGAACAAAAAAGAAAAAAGACCAAACAGAAACAAAGGCAAAACTAACATCAAGTGACTTAAAATCCACCACAGAACAAATCAAAAACAAAATCCGTAAATTCGAAGAAGAAACTTAA